A single genomic interval of Peribacillus sp. FSL H8-0477 harbors:
- a CDS encoding FxsA family protein, translating into MKPKYLILSIVAFPVIEIIILLLSGKVIGFWATLFTLLLMGIVGAYLAKQQGLETLRRAQAQMNVGQLPGNEMINGLCIMIGGILLVLPGFITDLAGLLLILPPTRKLCKPLLLRWITKKINKNKNKGIITIIQ; encoded by the coding sequence ATGAAGCCAAAATATCTTATATTATCAATCGTTGCTTTTCCAGTGATTGAGATTATTATACTGCTGTTATCCGGAAAGGTAATAGGCTTCTGGGCAACATTATTCACCCTCCTATTGATGGGAATCGTGGGTGCATATTTAGCGAAACAGCAAGGGCTGGAAACTCTACGAAGAGCACAAGCTCAAATGAACGTAGGTCAACTGCCAGGCAATGAAATGATAAATGGATTATGTATTATGATTGGCGGGATTTTATTAGTACTGCCAGGATTTATTACTGATCTTGCAGGCTTGCTTTTGATATTACCGCCAACACGCAAACTTTGTAAGCCGCTGCTATTGCGCTGGATTACAAAGAAAATAAATAAAAATAAGAATAAAGGGATTATCACCATCATCCAATAA
- the pyk gene encoding pyruvate kinase, translated as MRKTKIVCTIGPASESVEKLVELIEAGMNVTRLNFSHGDHEEHAARIVNIRKAAEKTGKQVAILLDTKGPEIRTHQMENGTMELVAGDDIIISMTEVLGTKEKFSVSYEGLVDDVEVGSKILLDDGLIGLEVTKIDRDNRELHTRILNTGVLKNKKGVNVPGVSVKLPGITEKDQNDIIFGIGQGIDFIAASFVRRASDVLEIRELLANHDASHIHIIPKIENEEGVERIDEILEVSDGLMVARGDLGVEIPAEEVPLVQKELIKKCNAVGKPVITATQMLDSMQRNPRPTRAEASDVANAIFDGTDAIMLSGETAAGTYPVEAVQTMHNIASRAESALDYRGILSKRSKDNRHNVTDAIGSSVAHTALNLEASAIITSTESGHTARMISKYRPKAPIIAVTSNEHVSRKLELVWGVYPQVGERTATTDEMFDLSIDVSLNSGLVTHGDLVVITAGVPVGETGTTNLMKIHVLGDVLVKAQGIGRKSAKGKVVVARSAAEANANCEEGDVLVTIATDKDMMPAIEKCSALITEEGGLTSHAAVVGVNLGVPVIVGADNATTIFKNGQSITVDASRGIIYNGHSNVL; from the coding sequence ATGCGTAAAACGAAAATCGTCTGTACTATTGGACCAGCAAGTGAAAGTGTAGAAAAATTAGTAGAACTGATTGAAGCAGGTATGAACGTAACACGACTTAACTTTTCTCATGGTGACCATGAAGAACATGCAGCGCGAATTGTAAACATTCGTAAAGCAGCAGAAAAAACGGGCAAACAAGTTGCCATTTTACTGGATACTAAAGGACCTGAAATTCGTACGCATCAAATGGAAAACGGAACGATGGAGCTTGTAGCTGGAGATGATATTATCATCTCAATGACTGAAGTTCTAGGAACAAAAGAGAAGTTTTCAGTATCTTATGAAGGATTAGTTGATGATGTCGAGGTTGGGTCAAAAATTCTTCTTGATGATGGCTTAATTGGCCTTGAAGTAACGAAAATTGATCGTGATAACAGAGAACTTCATACTAGAATTCTAAATACTGGTGTATTGAAGAATAAAAAAGGTGTTAACGTTCCTGGTGTTTCAGTTAAACTACCAGGTATTACAGAGAAAGACCAAAATGATATTATCTTTGGTATTGGTCAAGGAATTGACTTTATCGCGGCATCATTTGTACGCCGGGCTTCTGATGTGTTAGAAATTCGTGAATTGTTGGCAAATCATGATGCATCACATATCCACATTATTCCGAAAATCGAGAATGAAGAAGGCGTAGAACGTATTGATGAAATTCTTGAAGTTTCAGACGGATTAATGGTTGCTCGTGGAGACCTAGGTGTAGAGATTCCAGCTGAAGAAGTACCACTTGTTCAAAAAGAATTAATCAAAAAGTGTAATGCAGTTGGAAAACCGGTTATTACAGCAACTCAAATGCTAGACAGCATGCAGCGTAACCCGCGTCCTACTCGTGCAGAAGCTAGTGATGTAGCGAATGCTATCTTTGATGGTACAGATGCAATCATGCTTTCAGGCGAAACAGCTGCAGGAACATATCCAGTTGAAGCTGTTCAAACAATGCACAACATTGCATCAAGAGCAGAATCTGCATTAGATTATCGTGGAATTTTATCGAAGAGAAGCAAAGATAATCGTCATAATGTGACGGATGCAATTGGTTCATCTGTGGCTCATACTGCATTGAATCTTGAAGCATCTGCGATTATTACATCAACAGAAAGTGGACATACAGCTCGAATGATTTCTAAATACCGTCCAAAAGCTCCAATTATCGCTGTTACATCTAATGAGCATGTTTCACGTAAATTAGAATTAGTTTGGGGAGTTTATCCACAAGTTGGCGAAAGAACAGCTACTACTGATGAAATGTTTGATCTATCCATTGATGTAAGCTTAAACTCTGGTTTAGTTACTCATGGTGATTTAGTTGTTATTACTGCAGGAGTTCCTGTTGGTGAAACGGGTACAACCAATCTTATGAAAATCCATGTGTTAGGCGATGTCCTAGTAAAGGCTCAAGGTATCGGACGTAAATCAGCAAAAGGAAAAGTTGTAGTGGCTAGATCAGCTGCTGAAGCGAATGCCAACTGTGAAGAAGGCGATGTTCTTGTAACGATTGCTACCGATAAAGATATGATGCCGGCTATCGAAAAATGTTCGGCTCTTATCACTGAAGAAGGCGGTTTAACCAGCCATGCTGCAGTTGTAGGTGTCAATCTAGGTGTTCCAGTAATTGTTGGAGCAGATAATGCAACAACGATCTTTAAAAATGGTCAAAGTATTACAGTAGATGCTTCAAGAGGCATTATCTATAATGGCCATTCAAACGTACTATAA
- the aceA gene encoding isocitrate lyase encodes MKKQRAAQLEQNWKSDERWNGVTRPYTAEDVIRLRGSIDIEQTLARKGSEKLWNLLHTEDFINALGALTGNQAMQQVKAGLKAIYLSGWQVAADANLSGNMYPDQSLYPANSVPQVVKRINQALQRADQIDYMEGNDEIDWFAPIVADAEAGFGGQLNVFELMKSMIEAGAAGVHFEDQLSSEKKCGHLGGKVLLPTQTAVRNLIAARFAADVMGVPTILVARTDANAADLITSDIDPIDAPFIESSERTPEGFYRTKAGIDQAIARGLAYAPYADLIWCETSEPNIEEARQFAEAIHAEHPGKLLAYNCSPSFNWKAKLDDEAIANFQVELGKMGYKFQFVTLAGFHALNHGMFELARQYKDRGMAAYSELQQAEFASEQYGYTATRHQREVGTGYFDEVAQVVAGGTSSTTALKGSTEAEQFETSKH; translated from the coding sequence ATGAAAAAGCAAAGAGCTGCTCAATTGGAACAAAATTGGAAAAGTGATGAAAGATGGAATGGGGTTACACGCCCATACACTGCTGAAGACGTAATTCGCTTAAGAGGCTCCATTGATATTGAACAAACCCTTGCCCGAAAAGGTTCTGAAAAGTTATGGAATCTGCTTCATACAGAGGATTTTATTAATGCACTTGGTGCATTAACGGGTAACCAAGCTATGCAGCAGGTAAAGGCTGGTTTAAAAGCAATTTATTTGAGCGGCTGGCAAGTTGCAGCAGATGCGAATCTTTCAGGAAACATGTATCCGGATCAAAGTTTATACCCTGCTAATAGTGTTCCACAGGTAGTTAAACGTATCAATCAAGCCCTCCAACGTGCCGACCAAATTGATTATATGGAAGGAAACGACGAAATCGATTGGTTTGCTCCAATTGTTGCCGATGCTGAAGCTGGATTTGGCGGACAATTAAATGTATTTGAACTAATGAAAAGTATGATTGAAGCGGGAGCTGCAGGTGTTCACTTTGAAGATCAGTTATCTTCAGAAAAGAAATGCGGTCACCTAGGAGGGAAAGTTTTGCTGCCTACTCAAACGGCAGTACGTAACTTAATTGCGGCTCGTTTTGCTGCAGATGTAATGGGGGTACCAACCATTCTTGTCGCCCGAACAGATGCTAATGCAGCGGATTTGATTACAAGTGACATCGACCCTATTGATGCACCATTTATCGAAAGTTCAGAGCGGACTCCTGAAGGGTTTTATAGGACTAAAGCGGGGATTGATCAAGCTATTGCACGAGGACTTGCTTATGCACCATATGCGGATCTGATTTGGTGTGAAACATCTGAGCCAAACATTGAAGAAGCCCGCCAATTTGCTGAAGCCATCCATGCTGAGCATCCTGGTAAACTGCTTGCTTATAACTGTTCACCGTCCTTTAATTGGAAAGCTAAATTAGATGATGAAGCGATTGCTAACTTTCAAGTAGAACTAGGAAAAATGGGCTATAAATTCCAGTTTGTAACGCTTGCTGGATTCCATGCCTTGAATCATGGGATGTTTGAACTTGCACGTCAGTATAAAGATCGTGGAATGGCTGCTTATTCGGAACTTCAACAGGCAGAATTTGCGAGTGAACAATATGGATACACAGCAACAAGACATCAACGTGAAGTTGGTACGGGTTACTTTGATGAAGTCGCACAGGTAGTTGCTGGAGGGACTTCATCAACAACAGCCTTAAAAGGATCAACGGAAGCCGAACAATTTGAAACGTCTAAACATTAA
- the mdh gene encoding malate dehydrogenase: MSRKKITVVGAGFTGATTAFLLAQKELGDVVIVDIPQAENPTKGKALDMAEAGPVQGFDANISGTSDYAETAQSDLVIITAGIARKPGMSRDDLVQINQKVMKSVTKEIVKYSPNTTIIVLTNPVDAMTYTVFKESGFPKERVIGQSGVLDSARFRTFVAKELNLSVKDITGFVLGGHGDDMVPLVRYSYAGGIPLETLIPQDRLEAIVARTRTGGGEIVNLLGNGSAYYAPAASIVEMAEAILKDQRRVVPTIAYLEGEYGFEGIYLGVPTIIGANGIEKIIELELTEDEKAALSKSVDSVRQVLNVLN, encoded by the coding sequence ATGTCTCGTAAAAAAATCACAGTGGTTGGTGCTGGTTTTACAGGAGCTACTACTGCCTTCTTATTAGCGCAAAAAGAACTTGGTGATGTAGTAATAGTCGATATTCCTCAAGCAGAAAACCCTACAAAAGGAAAAGCACTAGATATGGCTGAAGCAGGTCCTGTACAAGGATTTGATGCAAATATTAGTGGTACTTCCGACTACGCTGAAACAGCACAATCCGATTTAGTTATTATCACTGCAGGTATTGCACGAAAACCTGGAATGAGTCGTGACGATTTGGTGCAAATTAACCAAAAAGTGATGAAATCAGTGACTAAAGAAATTGTGAAGTATTCCCCTAACACAACCATTATTGTACTGACTAACCCTGTTGATGCAATGACATATACGGTATTCAAAGAATCAGGATTCCCTAAAGAGCGTGTCATCGGCCAATCAGGTGTACTGGATTCCGCACGTTTCCGTACGTTTGTTGCCAAAGAATTAAATCTTTCTGTTAAAGATATCACTGGTTTTGTACTGGGCGGGCACGGAGATGATATGGTTCCACTTGTTCGGTATTCGTACGCTGGAGGTATCCCATTAGAAACATTAATTCCGCAAGACCGTTTAGAAGCAATAGTCGCTCGTACGCGAACAGGCGGAGGAGAAATTGTCAATTTACTTGGGAATGGCAGTGCGTATTATGCACCGGCAGCTTCAATTGTCGAAATGGCTGAAGCAATTCTTAAGGATCAACGTCGTGTCGTTCCAACCATCGCTTACCTAGAGGGTGAATACGGATTCGAAGGAATATATTTGGGTGTACCAACGATTATAGGAGCGAATGGGATTGAAAAGATTATCGAATTAGAATTGACGGAAGATGAAAAAGCAGCTCTTTCTAAATCTGTGGACTCTGTACGTCAGGTACTAAACGTTTTAAATTAA
- the icd gene encoding NADP-dependent isocitrate dehydrogenase has translation MTQGEKIAVVNGSLQVPNNPIVPFIEGDGIGPDIWAAASRVLDAAVEKAYKGEKKIEWKEVYAGQKAFDKTGEWLPAETLDVIREYLIAIKGPLTTPIGGGIRSLNVALRQELDLYVCLRPVRYFEGVPSPVKRPEDTDMVIFRENTEDIYAGIEYAKGSDEVKKLIDFLKNEFAVKNIRFPETSGIGIKPISEEGTKRLVRAAINYAIKENRSSLTLVHKGNIMKFTEGAFKNWGYEVAEEEFGDKVFTWNQYDKIKDAEGTDAANKAQAAAEAEGKIIVKDSIADIFLQQILTRPKEFDVVATMNLNGDYISDALAAQVGGIGIAPGANINYVTGHAIFEATHGTAPKYAGLDKVNPSSVLLSGVLMLEHLGWSEAAASITASVEKTIESKVVTYDFARLMEGATEVKCSEFADELIKNL, from the coding sequence ATGACACAAGGTGAAAAAATTGCAGTAGTTAACGGATCTTTACAGGTACCAAACAATCCAATCGTTCCTTTTATCGAGGGAGACGGAATTGGACCTGATATTTGGGCAGCGGCTTCTCGTGTTTTAGACGCAGCTGTAGAAAAAGCGTATAAAGGTGAAAAGAAAATCGAATGGAAAGAAGTCTATGCTGGACAGAAAGCTTTCGATAAAACAGGAGAATGGCTTCCTGCTGAAACACTTGACGTGATTCGCGAATACCTTATTGCGATTAAAGGACCACTAACTACACCAATCGGCGGCGGAATTCGTTCCCTAAACGTGGCATTACGCCAAGAACTTGATTTGTATGTTTGTCTACGTCCTGTTCGTTACTTTGAAGGTGTACCATCACCGGTTAAACGTCCAGAAGATACTGACATGGTTATCTTCCGTGAAAATACAGAAGATATTTATGCTGGAATTGAATATGCAAAAGGTTCTGACGAAGTAAAGAAACTAATTGATTTCTTGAAAAATGAATTTGCTGTTAAAAATATTCGTTTCCCTGAAACTTCAGGTATCGGAATTAAGCCTATTTCTGAAGAAGGTACAAAACGTTTAGTACGTGCGGCTATCAATTACGCAATTAAAGAAAACCGTTCTTCTTTAACACTTGTGCATAAAGGAAATATCATGAAATTCACTGAAGGCGCATTTAAAAACTGGGGATACGAAGTGGCTGAAGAAGAATTCGGCGATAAAGTATTCACATGGAATCAATACGATAAAATTAAAGATGCTGAAGGAACAGATGCTGCTAATAAAGCACAGGCTGCTGCTGAAGCTGAAGGAAAAATTATCGTTAAAGATTCAATCGCTGATATCTTCTTGCAGCAAATCTTAACTCGTCCAAAAGAGTTTGATGTAGTAGCTACAATGAACTTGAATGGTGATTATATTTCAGATGCTCTTGCTGCTCAAGTTGGCGGAATTGGTATTGCTCCTGGAGCAAACATCAACTACGTGACTGGACATGCTATCTTTGAAGCAACCCATGGTACAGCACCTAAATATGCTGGATTAGATAAAGTGAATCCTTCATCTGTCTTACTTTCAGGCGTACTAATGCTTGAACACTTAGGATGGTCTGAAGCTGCTGCATCAATTACAGCTTCTGTTGAAAAAACGATTGAGTCTAAAGTAGTAACATATGACTTTGCTCGTCTAATGGAAGGCGCTACTGAAGTTAAATGTTCAGAGTTTGCCGATGAATTAATTAAAAACCTATAA
- the pfkA gene encoding 6-phosphofructokinase has translation MKKIGVLTSGGDAPGMNAAVRAVVRKAIYHDVEVFGIYHGYQGLMEGEIRPLEIGSVGDIIHRGGTILHSARCLEFKTEEGQLKGIEQLNKFGIEGLVIIGGDGSYRGAEALTKRGYPCVGVPGTIDNDIPGTDFTIGFDTALNTVIDAIDKIRDTATSHERTYVIEVMGRDAGDIALWAGLAGGAETILTPEFKYDADDLVTKLKRGHDRGKKHSIIVVAEGVGSAVDVARQIEELTEFETRVTVLGHVQRGGSPTASDRVLASRLGARAVELLLEGKGGRAVGIEKNQLVDYDIVEVLEQKHTIDKKMFDLSAELSI, from the coding sequence ATGAAAAAGATAGGTGTACTAACAAGCGGAGGAGATGCTCCGGGGATGAATGCAGCCGTACGTGCTGTCGTCAGAAAAGCAATTTATCATGATGTTGAGGTTTTCGGAATTTATCATGGCTACCAAGGACTTATGGAAGGGGAAATACGCCCACTTGAAATCGGTTCTGTTGGGGATATCATTCATCGCGGAGGTACAATTCTTCACTCTGCCCGCTGTCTTGAATTTAAAACAGAAGAAGGTCAACTTAAAGGGATAGAACAATTAAATAAATTTGGAATTGAAGGTCTAGTCATTATTGGCGGAGATGGTTCATACCGTGGAGCCGAAGCATTGACTAAACGAGGTTACCCATGTGTCGGTGTTCCTGGTACGATTGACAATGATATTCCTGGTACTGATTTTACCATCGGATTTGATACAGCCTTAAACACGGTTATTGATGCAATTGATAAAATTCGTGATACGGCGACATCACATGAGCGTACGTACGTAATTGAAGTTATGGGTCGTGACGCGGGAGACATTGCTTTATGGGCTGGTCTTGCAGGCGGAGCTGAAACGATCTTAACTCCTGAATTTAAGTATGATGCTGATGATTTAGTTACCAAGTTAAAACGTGGTCATGACCGCGGCAAGAAACACAGTATTATTGTCGTCGCAGAAGGTGTTGGCAGTGCTGTTGATGTTGCTCGTCAAATAGAGGAGCTAACCGAATTTGAAACGCGTGTAACCGTTCTTGGACATGTTCAGCGTGGAGGTTCACCAACAGCAAGTGACCGTGTTCTAGCTAGCAGACTTGGTGCTAGAGCCGTTGAATTGCTATTGGAAGGTAAAGGCGGACGTGCTGTTGGAATTGAAAAAAATCAATTGGTTGATTATGATATTGTTGAAGTGCTAGAACAAAAACACACGATTGATAAAAAAATGTTTGATTTATCAGCAGAACTGTCAATTTAA
- the ytvI gene encoding sporulation integral membrane protein YtvI, producing the protein MNPVYIYRFVRFFVAIGIVVLGGVALFYLSTYTYPFIIAIFIAFFMNPLVNFFEKKARMPRGLAVLVSLLLILSIFAGLITLLVVEIVSGANYLGEVVPKHLVTVVDYIEDLIVQQILPLYNQTAALFKNLDNGQQDTILDNIQNVGQTIATTAGNFIQSFFQNIPGIIGWIPNTATVLVFSALATFFISKDWYRLSNLSNKLLPEKVYVSTIRIIKDLKRALFGFIKAQFTLVSITTVTVLIGLLFLKVRYSITIALICGLVDIVPYLGTGTIFIPWIIYEFISGNTSLGIGLSVLYAIVIVQRQLIEPKVLSSSIGLDPLATLVALFVGYKMIGILGLIAGPVILVIINTLQRANIFKDIWSFIIGKEGRRDNL; encoded by the coding sequence ATGAATCCCGTATACATTTATCGGTTCGTCCGTTTTTTCGTTGCCATCGGAATTGTCGTATTAGGCGGGGTCGCATTGTTTTATCTCTCAACCTACACATACCCCTTTATCATCGCAATATTCATCGCCTTTTTCATGAATCCACTGGTTAATTTTTTTGAAAAAAAAGCCCGAATGCCAAGAGGGCTTGCTGTCCTCGTTTCTCTACTTCTTATTCTTTCTATCTTTGCCGGTTTAATTACTCTTCTTGTCGTGGAAATTGTCTCTGGAGCAAATTATTTAGGAGAAGTAGTCCCTAAACACCTTGTCACAGTTGTTGATTATATTGAAGACCTTATCGTTCAACAGATTTTGCCGCTCTATAACCAAACAGCTGCTTTATTTAAAAATCTAGACAATGGGCAGCAAGACACGATTCTTGATAATATACAAAATGTTGGACAGACCATTGCTACAACAGCCGGTAATTTTATTCAGTCATTTTTTCAGAATATCCCCGGTATTATAGGTTGGATTCCTAATACGGCAACTGTTCTTGTGTTTTCTGCACTTGCCACTTTTTTTATCAGCAAAGACTGGTACCGCCTATCAAATTTAAGTAACAAACTCCTTCCTGAAAAGGTCTATGTAAGTACTATCCGGATCATTAAAGATCTGAAGCGTGCATTATTCGGCTTTATAAAAGCCCAATTTACGTTGGTATCGATTACGACTGTTACCGTATTAATCGGACTGCTCTTCCTCAAAGTGCGCTATTCAATCACCATTGCACTTATTTGTGGACTAGTTGATATTGTTCCCTACCTTGGGACAGGTACTATTTTTATTCCATGGATTATCTATGAATTTATTTCTGGAAATACGAGTTTAGGAATAGGCCTTTCCGTCTTATATGCCATTGTCATTGTCCAACGACAGCTAATCGAGCCAAAGGTATTATCATCAAGTATCGGACTCGATCCTCTTGCTACTTTAGTTGCTCTTTTTGTCGGTTATAAGATGATTGGAATTCTCGGACTTATTGCTGGTCCCGTCATACTTGTTATTATCAACACCCTTCAAAGAGCAAATATTTTCAAAGATATTTGGTCATTTATTATAGGAAAAGAAGGCCGCAGGGATAATTTATAG
- a CDS encoding DUF441 domain-containing protein, which produces MYGPYLFLLMLLIIGLIAKNSSLMAAAGILLLIKLTGLDTKVFPFLSSKGINLGVTVITIAVLVPIASGAIGYKQLAEAIKSPYAWIALLSGIAVALIAKNGLTLLANDPHITVALVFGTILAVALFKGVAVGPLIGAGIAYLFMQLFNLIK; this is translated from the coding sequence ATGTATGGTCCTTATTTATTTTTACTTATGCTTCTCATAATAGGCCTCATTGCTAAAAATTCTTCATTGATGGCTGCCGCAGGAATTTTATTATTAATAAAGCTAACAGGGCTTGATACGAAAGTATTTCCCTTCCTCTCATCAAAGGGAATTAATCTTGGAGTGACCGTGATTACCATTGCTGTGCTAGTCCCAATTGCAAGTGGTGCAATCGGGTACAAACAGCTGGCAGAAGCCATAAAGTCACCCTATGCATGGATTGCGTTACTATCAGGAATTGCAGTGGCGCTGATTGCGAAGAATGGTCTCACCCTGCTTGCCAATGATCCTCATATCACCGTGGCACTTGTCTTTGGCACTATTTTGGCTGTTGCTCTATTTAAAGGAGTAGCTGTTGGCCCCTTAATTGGTGCAGGAATTGCTTACTTATTTATGCAGCTTTTTAATCTAATTAAATAA
- the accA gene encoding acetyl-CoA carboxylase carboxyl transferase subunit alpha, with protein sequence MIGELEFEKPVKELRKKIDELKQLTKHADMDLTEEIEQLESRLELLKTETYENIQPWDRVQVARHPGRPSTLDYIPILFTDFLELHGDRNYGDDEAIVGGIAQFDGKPITVIGHQRGKDTKDNIRRNFGMPHPEGYRKALRLMKQAEKFHRPIICFIDTKGAFPGRAAEERGQSEAIARNLFEMAGLKVPVICIVIGEGGSGGALALGVGDRIHMLENSTYSVISPEGAAALLWKDASQAQRAAETMKITAPDLHSLGVIDEIIPEAMGGAHRNLALQAESIRSVIKQSLAELEQLTPVELVNQRYAKYKKIGSYSMNEERVENGLFT encoded by the coding sequence ATGATCGGGGAATTAGAATTTGAGAAACCGGTTAAAGAGCTCAGAAAAAAAATTGATGAGCTGAAACAATTGACGAAACATGCAGACATGGACTTAACAGAGGAAATTGAACAGCTGGAAAGCCGTTTAGAGCTGTTAAAAACAGAAACCTATGAAAATATACAGCCTTGGGATCGTGTCCAAGTGGCAAGACATCCAGGGCGACCGTCAACGCTTGATTATATTCCGATTCTTTTTACTGATTTCCTTGAGTTACATGGTGATCGAAATTACGGAGATGACGAAGCAATTGTCGGTGGGATTGCACAATTTGACGGCAAACCAATTACGGTAATCGGTCATCAACGAGGAAAAGATACGAAGGATAATATTCGGCGGAATTTTGGTATGCCTCATCCAGAGGGGTATCGTAAAGCGCTGCGCTTAATGAAGCAGGCTGAAAAGTTTCATCGTCCTATCATTTGTTTTATAGATACAAAAGGGGCTTTTCCGGGCAGGGCGGCAGAAGAAAGAGGCCAGAGTGAAGCAATCGCAAGGAACTTGTTTGAAATGGCAGGCTTAAAGGTACCCGTTATTTGTATTGTCATTGGTGAAGGTGGTTCAGGCGGTGCATTAGCTTTGGGCGTTGGAGACAGAATACATATGCTTGAGAATTCAACGTACTCTGTTATTTCTCCAGAAGGAGCCGCAGCCTTACTTTGGAAGGATGCCTCACAAGCACAGCGAGCAGCAGAAACGATGAAAATTACCGCACCAGATCTTCATAGCCTCGGGGTAATTGATGAAATAATTCCTGAAGCAATGGGCGGCGCTCATCGAAATCTGGCCCTGCAAGCCGAGTCCATCCGATCTGTCATTAAACAATCTTTAGCAGAGCTTGAGCAGCTGACACCTGTAGAACTTGTTAATCAACGGTATGCTAAATATAAGAAAATTGGCTCATACTCAATGAATGAAGAACGAGTAGAAAATGGACTATTTACCTGA
- the citZ gene encoding citrate synthase translates to MTATKGLEGIVATTSAISSIIDDTLTYAGYDIDDLAENATFEEVIYLLWHGSLPTQSQLEELTKQLAENAAIPEEVLNHFKTYPIGKVHPMAALRTAVSLLALYDDEADTMSDEANYRKAIRIQAQMPTLVTAFARVRKGQEPVAPRTDLSFAANFLYMLTGNEPEAIEEEAFNKALVLHADHELNASTFTARVCVATLADIYSGVTSAIGALKGPLHGGANEQVMKMLTEIGSVDKVESYINEKLENKEKIMGFGHRVYRKGDPRAKHLRDMSQKLTELTGQPEYYEMSVKIQDLVTGQKNLPPNVDFYSASVYHSLGIDHDLFTPIFAVSRTSGWIAHILEQYANNRLIRPRAEYTGPGMQKYVSIEKR, encoded by the coding sequence ATGACAGCAACAAAGGGCCTAGAAGGTATCGTGGCAACTACGTCAGCGATTAGTTCAATAATCGATGATACATTAACATACGCTGGGTATGATATTGACGATTTAGCGGAAAATGCCACATTTGAGGAAGTTATTTATCTGCTTTGGCATGGTAGTCTCCCTACACAAAGTCAGCTTGAAGAACTGACAAAACAACTGGCAGAAAATGCGGCAATTCCTGAGGAAGTTTTAAACCACTTTAAAACGTACCCAATTGGTAAAGTTCATCCAATGGCGGCTCTTCGGACAGCGGTTTCATTACTAGCACTTTATGATGATGAAGCAGATACAATGAGTGACGAAGCGAACTACCGTAAAGCCATCCGAATTCAAGCGCAAATGCCTACTCTTGTTACAGCCTTTGCTCGCGTACGTAAAGGTCAAGAACCGGTTGCACCGCGTACTGATTTAAGTTTTGCGGCAAACTTCTTATATATGCTGACTGGCAACGAACCAGAAGCGATTGAAGAAGAAGCATTTAACAAAGCCCTTGTTCTGCATGCAGATCATGAATTAAATGCATCAACCTTTACAGCTCGGGTGTGTGTAGCTACTTTAGCAGACATCTATTCTGGTGTGACATCTGCTATTGGTGCCTTAAAAGGACCATTACATGGCGGAGCAAATGAGCAAGTTATGAAAATGCTTACAGAAATCGGTTCAGTGGATAAGGTAGAATCGTATATCAATGAAAAACTAGAAAACAAAGAAAAGATTATGGGCTTTGGCCACCGCGTATACCGTAAAGGGGATCCGCGTGCAAAACATCTTCGTGATATGTCCCAGAAACTGACGGAATTAACTGGTCAGCCTGAATACTACGAAATGTCTGTAAAGATTCAAGATTTGGTAACAGGACAAAAAAATCTTCCTCCAAATGTGGATTTCTATTCGGCATCCGTGTACCATAGTCTAGGTATCGATCATGATTTATTTACACCTATTTTTGCAGTCAGTCGTACGTCGGGATGGATTGCGCATATTCTTGAGCAATACGCTAATAATAGACTGATCCGCCCGCGTGCAGAGTATACTGGACCAGGCATGCAAAAATATGTATCTATTGAAAAAAGATAA